A region of Candidatus Palauibacter australiensis DNA encodes the following proteins:
- a CDS encoding pyridoxal-phosphate dependent enzyme has product MKPPGLSEIEAARDRVYAAALRSPLIRLGIDEGPEIWLKLENLQPIGSFKIRGAANAIGLIPPEELAAGVWTASAGNMAQGIAWNARRLGVPCSVVVPETAPRLKLDAIARLGATAIKTSVASWFEVFRTQRFDGMEGRFVHAFMDRDVMAGNGTIALELIEDLPDVDAVVVPFGGGGLACGIAAGLRAVAPHVPVLASEVTGQAPLAESLRAGRAVSIAYSPSFVDGIGGPHVEPAMWELARDLLAGSVEITLDDTAAAIRLLATRNRVVAEGAGASSVAAALSGAVRGNKIVCIVSGGNLDPSTLATILAGDVP; this is encoded by the coding sequence GTGAAGCCTCCCGGCCTGTCGGAGATCGAGGCGGCGCGCGACCGGGTCTACGCGGCGGCCCTCCGCTCGCCGCTCATCCGCCTCGGCATCGACGAGGGGCCCGAGATCTGGCTCAAGCTCGAAAACCTGCAGCCGATCGGCTCGTTCAAGATCCGCGGGGCGGCGAACGCGATCGGCCTGATCCCGCCCGAGGAGCTGGCGGCGGGAGTATGGACGGCGAGTGCGGGCAACATGGCGCAGGGCATCGCCTGGAACGCACGGCGCCTCGGCGTCCCGTGCTCGGTCGTCGTGCCGGAGACGGCGCCGCGGCTCAAACTGGACGCGATCGCCCGGCTCGGCGCGACAGCCATCAAGACCTCCGTCGCCTCCTGGTTCGAGGTCTTCCGCACGCAGCGCTTCGACGGGATGGAGGGCCGGTTCGTCCACGCCTTCATGGACCGCGATGTGATGGCGGGGAACGGCACCATCGCGCTCGAACTGATCGAGGACCTCCCCGATGTGGACGCCGTCGTCGTCCCCTTCGGGGGAGGCGGCCTCGCGTGCGGGATCGCGGCCGGCCTGCGGGCCGTTGCGCCGCATGTGCCCGTTCTGGCGTCCGAGGTCACGGGTCAGGCACCGCTCGCGGAGTCGCTGCGCGCCGGCCGGGCCGTCTCGATCGCCTATTCGCCCTCGTTCGTCGATGGCATCGGGGGCCCGCACGTGGAACCCGCCATGTGGGAACTGGCGCGGGACCTCCTCGCCGGCTCCGTCGAGATCACGCTCGACGACACCGCGGCGGCGATCCGGCTGCTCGCGACCCGCAACCGCGTCGTGGCCGAAGGGGCGGGCGCCTCCTCCGTCGCGGCCGCCCTGTCGGGCGCCGTGCGGGGGAACAAAATTGTCTGCATCGTGTCCGGAGGGAATCTGGATCCGTCCACCCTGGCCACCATCCTCGCGGGCGACGTGCCATGA
- a CDS encoding aminotransferase class I/II-fold pyridoxal phosphate-dependent enzyme, with the protein MKNFGNGRRAASTDAVHAGEQEPRPEGAVVTPIYQTANYELRGEDYHDIGYIRLSTTPNHRVLGERIAALEGTEAALALGSGMAAISGSLLTLLSAGDHVLVQDTLYGGTAAFLQQDLPRFRIGHTVIDPQDPSGWAASLTPTTRAMYVETLTNPLVQVADLEAVVAFAREHGLVTLIDNTFASPINFRPAEIGFDLVLESCTKYMNGHSDIVAGSVAGPSDLVRRVKVMQDHLGGSLDPHAAFLLERGLKTLSVRVREQNGSAGRLAARLEAHPAVSVVHYPGLESHAQHERAARLFDGFGGMMSFELEGGVDAAEAFISALEIPMVAASLGGPESLVVRPAAAVHAGMSAEERAKAGIRDALIRFSTGLEATEDLAADFDRALASLPRAVAGLTA; encoded by the coding sequence ATGAAGAACTTCGGGAATGGGAGAAGGGCGGCGTCCACCGACGCCGTGCACGCGGGCGAGCAGGAGCCGAGGCCGGAGGGGGCCGTCGTCACGCCGATCTACCAGACGGCGAACTACGAGCTTCGGGGCGAGGACTACCACGACATCGGGTACATCCGGCTCAGCACGACGCCGAACCATCGCGTTCTCGGCGAGCGCATCGCGGCGCTCGAAGGGACGGAGGCGGCTCTCGCCCTCGGTAGCGGGATGGCGGCGATCTCCGGGTCGCTGCTGACGCTGCTGTCCGCCGGCGACCACGTGCTCGTGCAGGACACGCTGTACGGCGGCACGGCCGCGTTCCTGCAGCAGGATCTGCCGCGGTTCCGCATCGGACACACCGTGATCGACCCCCAGGACCCGTCGGGTTGGGCGGCCTCGCTGACGCCGACCACGCGCGCCATGTACGTCGAGACGCTCACGAATCCGCTCGTGCAGGTCGCAGATCTGGAGGCGGTCGTGGCCTTCGCGCGCGAGCACGGGCTCGTGACGCTGATCGACAACACGTTCGCGAGTCCGATCAACTTCAGGCCGGCGGAGATCGGCTTCGATCTCGTGCTCGAAAGCTGCACGAAGTACATGAACGGCCACAGCGACATCGTGGCCGGTAGCGTGGCCGGGCCGTCGGACCTCGTGCGCCGCGTGAAGGTGATGCAGGACCATCTCGGCGGCTCCCTCGACCCGCACGCGGCGTTCCTGCTCGAGCGCGGTCTGAAGACGCTGAGCGTACGCGTCCGCGAGCAGAACGGGTCGGCCGGGCGGCTCGCCGCGCGGCTCGAAGCGCACCCCGCCGTGTCCGTCGTGCACTATCCGGGGCTTGAGAGCCACGCGCAGCACGAGCGCGCCGCGCGTCTGTTCGACGGCTTCGGCGGGATGATGTCGTTCGAACTCGAGGGCGGGGTCGACGCGGCCGAGGCCTTCATCTCCGCGCTTGAGATTCCGATGGTCGCGGCCAGTCTCGGGGGCCCGGAGTCGCTCGTGGTGCGGCCCGCCGCCGCCGTGCACGCGGGCATGTCCGCCGAGGAGCGGGCGAAGGCGGGCATCCGGGACGCCCTCATCCGCTTCTCCACCGGACTGGAGGCGACGGAGGATCTCGCGGCCGATTTCGATCGGGCGCTGGCGAGCCTGCCGCGGGCGGTCGCGGGCCTGACGGCGTGA
- a CDS encoding nuclear transport factor 2 family protein — MKRTRPASGTFRCIVAAGGLAAAVAGGLVAAACSGPGPEEGATAGSATVEEVRAEIERVTRRWEAALIAGAPGEAVAEVFTPDAVRLPSGEPAVRGHDAIARALAGSVPLREARFTIEEIEVDGELAFANGTYRVRGPDDIELNGKFLEVWKRLETGWRIHRVMWD, encoded by the coding sequence ATGAAGAGAACACGGCCTGCGAGCGGAACGTTTCGGTGCATCGTTGCGGCGGGCGGCTTGGCGGCGGCGGTGGCGGGCGGCCTGGTCGCGGCGGCGTGCTCAGGCCCGGGGCCGGAGGAGGGGGCGACCGCAGGGTCGGCCACCGTCGAGGAGGTGCGAGCGGAGATCGAGCGCGTCACGCGGCGCTGGGAAGCCGCGCTGATCGCGGGGGCGCCGGGCGAGGCCGTCGCCGAGGTCTTCACGCCGGACGCGGTGCGGCTGCCGTCCGGAGAGCCGGCGGTCCGGGGGCACGACGCCATCGCTCGCGCGCTGGCCGGCTCCGTCCCGCTGCGCGAGGCCCGGTTCACGATCGAGGAGATCGAGGTGGACGGGGAGCTGGCGTTCGCGAACGGGACGTACCGGGTGCGCGGCCCCGACGATATCGAACTCAACGGCAAGTTTCTCGAGGTGTGGAAGCGGCTCGAAACCGGGTGGCGCATCCACCGCGTGATGTGGGACTGA
- a CDS encoding DUF2911 domain-containing protein, whose product MKKMFRAVPCLTIALGVALAFAAPAEAQDRRASPRGEAATQVGGGYDAEGSYSGSWVVVTYGRPILRGRDLFGSGDEYGQQFLRGAPVWRVGADQSTRLMTETDLMFGGERLPAGEYSVFAELTEAEWTLIFSNWGAKESFREENPDALWGAYSYTPDRDVLRTSMDVDTIMMSADQLTISFMDMTQEGGVFTIWWGDQVATVPFQVAR is encoded by the coding sequence ATGAAGAAGATGTTCCGCGCCGTCCCCTGCCTGACGATCGCCCTCGGAGTCGCCCTTGCCTTCGCCGCGCCCGCGGAAGCCCAGGACCGTCGCGCGAGCCCGCGTGGCGAGGCGGCGACCCAGGTCGGCGGCGGCTATGATGCCGAGGGGAGCTACAGCGGCTCCTGGGTCGTCGTCACGTACGGGCGCCCGATCCTGCGCGGCCGCGACCTGTTCGGCTCGGGCGATGAGTATGGCCAGCAGTTCCTGCGCGGGGCGCCGGTGTGGCGCGTCGGCGCGGACCAGTCCACCCGTCTCATGACCGAGACGGACCTCATGTTCGGCGGCGAGCGGCTGCCGGCCGGCGAATACAGTGTGTTCGCGGAACTCACCGAGGCCGAGTGGACGCTGATCTTCTCGAACTGGGGCGCGAAGGAGAGCTTCCGCGAGGAGAACCCCGATGCGCTGTGGGGGGCGTACAGCTACACGCCCGACCGCGACGTGCTGCGCACGAGCATGGATGTGGACACGATCATGATGTCGGCCGACCAGCTCACCATCTCGTTCATGGACATGACGCAGGAGGGCGGCGTGTTCACGATCTGGTGGGGCGACCAGGTCGCGACCGTCCCCTTCCAGGTGGCCCGCTAA
- a CDS encoding FAD-dependent oxidoreductase, with the protein MVGAGISGLAAARALADAGIDVVVLEAKDRPGGRIHTDFSLGAPFEYGAGWVHGPSGDNPIMGLVEAVNGRTFVTDDESLAVFDDSGMRLPEARVDAIDRGWEDALERARDTARLGDGMSLHDAIRLAAPETLEDPGLVWALSAYTEFSKGGAIEDLSATLHDADEAFPGADVVLTTGYSVILEPLAGDLDLRLDAEVESITYGAQGVTAVAGEREWTGDYIVCSAPLGALKAGRIRFEPPLPSEYLKAIESLGFGSVTKIALKFDAPFWDTDTQYFGVVTREKGRWCYWVNYRTFSTENILLGLSLGDYALVADRMSDAEMREDALQVLRTVWGAEVGTPAEVRTTHWSTDPTTLGAYTYPRPGTDRADFDLLSEPVDDRLFLVGEHTLFDFAGTTHGALMSGRLAARRIINH; encoded by the coding sequence GTGGTCGGCGCCGGTATTTCCGGGCTTGCGGCCGCCCGTGCCCTGGCCGATGCGGGTATCGATGTCGTCGTCCTCGAAGCGAAGGACCGGCCGGGCGGCCGGATTCACACGGACTTCAGCCTGGGGGCCCCGTTCGAATACGGGGCGGGCTGGGTGCACGGCCCGAGCGGCGACAACCCGATCATGGGCCTGGTCGAGGCGGTGAACGGACGGACGTTCGTTACGGACGACGAGAGCCTGGCGGTATTTGACGATTCCGGTATGCGCCTTCCCGAAGCTCGAGTCGATGCCATCGACCGGGGGTGGGAAGACGCGCTCGAACGAGCCAGAGATACCGCGCGCCTCGGGGATGGCATGAGTCTGCACGACGCGATCCGGCTGGCGGCGCCCGAGACGCTCGAAGATCCGGGGCTTGTATGGGCGTTGTCGGCCTATACCGAATTCTCGAAGGGAGGGGCGATCGAAGACCTCTCCGCCACCCTGCACGACGCGGATGAGGCGTTTCCCGGAGCAGACGTCGTCCTCACGACGGGGTACAGCGTCATCCTTGAGCCGTTGGCCGGAGATCTGGACCTTCGGCTCGATGCGGAGGTGGAGTCCATCACATATGGCGCGCAGGGTGTGACCGCGGTCGCGGGCGAACGCGAATGGACCGGCGACTACATCGTATGTTCGGCCCCGCTGGGTGCGTTGAAGGCGGGACGGATCCGCTTCGAGCCTCCGCTGCCTTCCGAATACCTGAAGGCCATCGAGTCACTCGGCTTTGGGAGTGTCACCAAGATTGCCCTGAAGTTCGATGCGCCGTTCTGGGATACGGATACCCAGTATTTCGGTGTGGTGACGAGGGAAAAGGGCCGGTGGTGCTATTGGGTGAACTATCGGACGTTCAGCACCGAGAACATCCTTCTCGGGTTGTCGCTGGGCGACTATGCCCTGGTGGCCGACCGAATGTCGGACGCCGAGATGCGCGAAGACGCCCTCCAGGTGCTACGGACCGTCTGGGGCGCCGAGGTCGGCACACCCGCAGAGGTGCGGACCACCCATTGGTCGACGGACCCCACTACCCTCGGCGCCTATACCTACCCGCGCCCAGGGACCGACAGGGCCGATTTCGATCTGCTCTCCGAGCCCGTCGACGATCGCCTGTTTCTGGTTGGTGAACACACGCTGTTCGATTTCGCGGGCACCACGCACGGGGCGCTCATGAGTGGTCGGCTGGCGGCCCGGCGCATCATCAACCATTAG
- a CDS encoding S9 family peptidase yields MTAPLSSARISLSLLAATALLCVAVPAVAQAGAESGPLRMEDIFEVEIAGDPQISPDGRWIVYARQRADIMTDSRFSNLWIVGSDGLGHRPLTTGDYSDSSPRWSPDGTRLAFVSNRSGDAQIHVRWMDSGETSTITNVTEPPRSFEWSPDGTRIAFGKLVPKPAPMIGGMPTPPEGAQWAEPAQVVERLVYRFDQLGDLPHGFVHVFVVPAEGGTARQITSGDNHWAGNGIGGTHFSWTPDGTGLVMSRDPRGGDTESVFVADTEVFEVSVADGAATQLTDRRGPDDGPIVSPDGRHIAYFGMDDRFQGYQLTRLYVMNRDGSDPRSLSEGLDREVYGATWAPDGSGLYALYDDEGMTKLAHFRLDDDGSGHRVLTANVGGVARAYAGATYSVADDGSFAMNYTTPAVISEVATGRPGSDVRVLTGINDDLMAKREIGEVKEIWYESSHDGRPIHGWIIKPPGFDPSREYPLILEIHGGPFSNYGARFDLEKQLMAAQGYVVLYTNPRGSTSYGEDFGNLIHHAYPGDDFYDLVSGVDAVIDQGYVDEEQLYVVGGSGGGVLTAWLVGRTDRFRAAVSWYPVINWYSFVLTADMAAYGVNYWFPGLPWDHVEHYESRSLLSVVENVTTPTRIVTGEEDWRTPMSESEQYFKALKLLGVETSLVRFPGEPHGIRRRPSHHIGKMLSTLEWFRRYAATTS; encoded by the coding sequence ATGACCGCCCCGCTCAGCAGTGCCCGAATCTCCCTTTCGCTTCTTGCCGCCACCGCCCTTCTGTGCGTCGCCGTGCCGGCGGTTGCCCAGGCGGGGGCCGAGTCCGGCCCGCTTCGCATGGAGGACATCTTCGAGGTCGAGATCGCGGGGGATCCGCAGATCTCACCGGACGGGCGCTGGATCGTCTACGCCCGTCAGCGCGCCGATATCATGACGGACAGCCGCTTCTCGAACCTCTGGATCGTGGGGTCGGACGGGTTGGGGCACCGGCCGCTCACGACGGGGGACTATTCGGACAGCTCCCCGCGCTGGTCGCCCGACGGCACCCGGCTTGCCTTCGTCTCGAACCGGAGTGGCGACGCGCAGATCCATGTGCGCTGGATGGACTCCGGGGAGACCTCGACGATCACGAACGTGACCGAGCCGCCCCGGTCCTTCGAGTGGTCCCCCGACGGGACGCGGATCGCGTTCGGGAAGCTGGTGCCGAAGCCCGCGCCGATGATCGGCGGCATGCCGACCCCGCCGGAGGGCGCGCAGTGGGCTGAGCCCGCGCAGGTCGTCGAGCGGCTGGTATACCGCTTCGACCAACTCGGAGATCTTCCGCACGGGTTCGTGCACGTCTTCGTCGTCCCGGCGGAGGGCGGAACGGCCCGCCAGATCACCAGCGGCGACAACCACTGGGCGGGGAACGGGATCGGGGGTACGCACTTCTCCTGGACTCCGGACGGCACGGGCCTCGTCATGTCGCGCGATCCCCGCGGCGGCGACACGGAGAGCGTGTTCGTCGCGGACACGGAGGTGTTCGAGGTCTCGGTGGCCGACGGCGCGGCGACGCAGCTCACGGATCGCCGGGGGCCGGACGACGGGCCGATCGTCTCTCCCGACGGGCGGCACATCGCCTACTTCGGCATGGACGACCGCTTCCAGGGCTACCAGCTCACGCGGCTCTACGTCATGAACCGGGACGGGAGCGACCCGCGTTCGCTCTCGGAAGGACTCGACCGCGAGGTGTACGGCGCCACGTGGGCGCCCGACGGATCGGGGCTGTACGCGCTCTACGACGACGAGGGGATGACGAAGCTCGCCCACTTCCGGCTCGACGACGACGGGAGCGGCCACCGGGTGCTGACCGCCAACGTCGGCGGGGTCGCCCGGGCCTACGCCGGAGCGACGTACTCCGTGGCCGACGACGGCAGCTTCGCGATGAACTACACGACGCCGGCCGTCATCTCCGAAGTCGCAACAGGTCGCCCCGGGAGCGACGTCCGCGTGCTCACCGGGATCAACGACGACCTGATGGCCAAGCGGGAGATCGGCGAGGTCAAGGAGATCTGGTACGAGTCCTCCCACGACGGACGCCCGATCCACGGCTGGATCATCAAGCCGCCCGGCTTCGACCCGTCCCGCGAATATCCTCTCATCCTCGAGATCCACGGCGGCCCCTTCTCCAACTACGGCGCGCGCTTCGACCTCGAGAAGCAGCTCATGGCGGCGCAGGGCTACGTCGTCCTGTACACGAACCCGCGCGGCAGCACGAGCTACGGCGAGGACTTCGGGAACCTGATCCACCACGCGTACCCCGGCGACGACTTCTACGACCTCGTGTCCGGCGTCGACGCCGTGATCGACCAGGGGTACGTGGACGAGGAGCAGCTGTACGTCGTGGGCGGGAGCGGAGGCGGCGTCCTCACGGCCTGGCTCGTGGGCCGGACGGACCGCTTCCGCGCCGCGGTCTCGTGGTATCCCGTCATCAACTGGTACAGCTTCGTGCTCACGGCGGACATGGCGGCCTACGGCGTCAACTACTGGTTCCCGGGATTGCCGTGGGACCACGTGGAGCACTACGAATCGCGCTCGCTCCTGAGCGTGGTCGAGAACGTGACGACGCCGACGCGGATCGTGACGGGCGAGGAGGACTGGCGCACGCCGATGTCGGAATCCGAGCAGTACTTCAAGGCGCTCAAGCTGCTCGGTGTGGAGACGTCGCTCGTGCGCTTCCCCGGCGAGCCGCACGGCATCCGCCGCCGCCCGAGCCACCACATCGGGAAGATGCTGTCCACTCTGGAGTGGTTCCGCCGCTACGCCGCGACAACGTCCTGA
- a CDS encoding cold shock domain-containing protein: MRTRGTVKWFNDQKGFGFITPEEGGKDCFVHHTAIQADGFRTLKEGEAVEFDVTDGTKGPAAENVTRVA; the protein is encoded by the coding sequence ATGCGTACGAGAGGTACCGTGAAGTGGTTCAACGACCAGAAGGGCTTCGGGTTCATTACCCCGGAAGAGGGCGGCAAGGACTGCTTCGTACACCACACGGCGATTCAGGCGGATGGTTTTCGCACTCTGAAGGAGGGCGAGGCCGTCGAGTTCGACGTTACGGACGGGACGAAGGGCCCGGCTGCGGAGAACGTGACCCGCGTCGCGTGA
- a CDS encoding GNAT family N-acetyltransferase gives MTGPAILEIRSLGPGDWKAVRRIYEEGIATGDATFETEAPDWELWDANHLESCRLVAEREGRIVGWAALAPVSGRCVYGGVAEVSVYVDGYARGGGIGLSLLTALVESSERAGLWTLQAGIFPENVASLRIHERAGFRRVGRRERLGRLGGRWRDVLLLERRSPVVGGESG, from the coding sequence TTGACGGGCCCCGCCATCCTTGAGATCCGCTCGCTCGGTCCCGGGGACTGGAAAGCGGTGCGGAGGATCTACGAGGAGGGGATCGCGACGGGCGACGCCACCTTCGAAACGGAAGCGCCGGACTGGGAGTTGTGGGATGCGAATCACCTTGAGAGCTGTCGGCTCGTGGCGGAGCGAGAGGGGCGCATCGTCGGGTGGGCGGCCCTGGCTCCGGTCTCGGGGCGCTGCGTGTACGGCGGCGTGGCGGAGGTGAGCGTCTACGTCGACGGGTACGCGCGCGGGGGCGGCATCGGCCTCAGCCTCCTGACCGCGCTCGTCGAATCGTCCGAGCGGGCCGGGCTCTGGACGCTGCAGGCGGGGATCTTCCCGGAGAACGTCGCAAGTCTCCGCATCCACGAGCGAGCCGGCTTCCGCCGCGTGGGGCGGCGCGAGCGGCTGGGGAGGCTCGGCGGGCGATGGCGGGACGTGCTTCTGCTCGAACGGCGTAGCCCTGTCGTGGGGGGCGAAAGCGGCTGA
- a CDS encoding TlpA disulfide reductase family protein, with product MRRATLGALALAAFAAGCGGGERDGAAADAARTPEPAEGALASYRPLPALEVTHLDGRPADLDQFRGRVVVLNLWATWCIPCRDEMPELQQMHAKYAADPFEVVGISIDEGDVALVEGFLEEFDITYPNFLGDGPGLTQALDLYPGVPHTLLVDAEGLIRAYWGGRFHPFEPATAALVERVLSEAQ from the coding sequence ATGAGGCGCGCGACGTTGGGCGCGCTGGCCCTTGCGGCCTTTGCGGCCGGGTGCGGCGGGGGTGAACGCGATGGAGCGGCCGCGGACGCCGCGCGGACCCCTGAGCCGGCAGAGGGGGCGCTCGCCTCGTACCGCCCTCTCCCCGCGCTCGAAGTGACACACCTGGACGGCCGGCCGGCGGACCTCGACCAGTTCCGGGGCCGGGTGGTCGTTCTGAACCTGTGGGCGACCTGGTGCATCCCCTGCCGCGACGAGATGCCGGAGTTGCAGCAGATGCACGCGAAGTACGCGGCGGATCCCTTCGAGGTCGTCGGGATCTCCATCGATGAAGGGGACGTTGCGCTCGTCGAGGGATTCCTGGAGGAGTTCGACATCACCTATCCAAACTTCCTCGGCGATGGTCCCGGCCTCACGCAGGCGCTCGACCTCTACCCCGGCGTGCCGCACACGCTGCTGGTGGATGCGGAGGGCCTCATCCGGGCGTACTGGGGCGGTCGCTTCCATCCCTTCGAACCGGCAACGGCGGCGCTCGTCGAGAGGGTCCTCTCCGAGGCGCAGTAG
- a CDS encoding M24 family metallopeptidase, with protein sequence MRASTPRSPRRRVQPAGLLSAGLFLVLSAALDPPQATAQSAMVPEGGFAGAQRTDGAMPVILPLRERAAVIDRWLEGRLETVAPEIMRREGVDLWIVAAREYNEDPVIETMLPSTYMAARRRTVLILHDRGPGQPLERLAVARYDIGPFPRAWDPESEPDQWGRVAEVISERDPQRIAVHRSSTFALADGLTGTEYDALMAALPAKYRERVSGTERLAIGWLETRTPEEMEVYPQIVRIAHRIIAEGFSAKVIQPGVTTTEDVVWWYRERILDLKLATWFQPSVSVQRHEKAGGAREGEGDFSAPPDENVIRPGDLLHVDLGIKYLRLNTDTQQHAYVLRPGEDAAPAGLVRAFAVGNRLQDILTENFAAGRLGNEILAGALEQAKAEGIDATIYTHPIGFHGHGAGPTIGLWDNQGGVPGRGDYPLFPNTAHAIELNAAVPVPEWDGQSVRIMLEEDAFFDGERTWYIDGRQVDFWLIPR encoded by the coding sequence ATGCGCGCTTCGACACCACGCTCCCCGCGCCGCCGGGTGCAGCCGGCCGGTCTCCTCTCCGCCGGCCTCTTCCTCGTCCTGTCCGCGGCTCTCGATCCGCCGCAAGCGACGGCTCAGTCGGCCATGGTGCCGGAGGGCGGGTTCGCGGGCGCCCAGCGGACGGATGGAGCGATGCCGGTCATCCTCCCGCTGCGCGAGCGGGCCGCCGTCATCGATCGTTGGCTCGAAGGCCGGCTCGAGACGGTCGCGCCCGAGATCATGCGGCGCGAGGGCGTCGACCTCTGGATCGTCGCCGCCCGCGAATACAACGAGGACCCGGTGATCGAGACGATGCTGCCTTCCACGTACATGGCGGCCCGCCGGCGCACCGTCCTCATCCTCCACGACCGGGGTCCGGGGCAGCCGCTGGAACGGCTCGCCGTGGCCCGGTACGACATCGGTCCCTTCCCGCGCGCGTGGGACCCGGAAAGCGAGCCGGACCAGTGGGGACGGGTGGCGGAGGTCATCTCCGAGCGCGACCCGCAACGCATCGCCGTGCACCGCTCCTCGACCTTCGCACTCGCCGACGGGCTCACCGGAACCGAGTACGACGCGCTGATGGCCGCGCTCCCGGCGAAGTACCGCGAGCGCGTGTCCGGAACCGAGCGCCTCGCGATCGGATGGCTGGAGACGCGGACGCCCGAGGAGATGGAGGTCTATCCCCAGATCGTGCGGATTGCGCACCGGATCATCGCCGAAGGCTTCAGCGCGAAGGTGATTCAGCCCGGCGTGACGACGACCGAGGATGTCGTGTGGTGGTACCGCGAACGGATCCTCGACCTCAAGCTCGCGACCTGGTTCCAGCCCAGCGTCTCCGTGCAGCGCCATGAGAAGGCGGGCGGCGCGAGGGAAGGGGAGGGGGATTTCTCCGCACCTCCGGACGAGAACGTGATCCGCCCGGGCGACCTGCTGCACGTGGACCTGGGGATCAAGTACCTGCGCCTGAACACCGACACGCAGCAGCACGCCTACGTGCTGAGGCCGGGAGAGGACGCCGCCCCCGCGGGCCTCGTGCGCGCGTTCGCCGTCGGGAACCGCCTCCAGGACATCCTCACGGAGAACTTCGCGGCCGGGCGTTTGGGGAACGAGATCCTCGCCGGCGCGCTCGAGCAGGCGAAGGCCGAGGGGATCGACGCGACGATCTACACGCACCCCATCGGCTTCCACGGCCACGGTGCCGGACCCACGATCGGTCTCTGGGACAACCAGGGCGGCGTACCGGGGCGCGGCGACTATCCGCTCTTCCCGAACACGGCGCACGCGATCGAACTCAACGCGGCCGTCCCGGTCCCGGAATGGGACGGACAGAGCGTGCGCATCATGCTCGAAGAGGACGCGTTCTTCGACGGCGAGCGCACCTGGTACATCGACGGTCGCCAGGTCGATTTCTGGCTCATCCCGCGATGA
- a CDS encoding DUF1761 domain-containing protein — protein sequence MQDVNWLAILVAGIVPLVVGFLWYGPIFGKQWLSLMETTAEEIQKDFNPVKTHGVSFVLSLVTAYVLAQLIAVMGGSGAMIGVHVGLLVTIGFVLNVGHQGVAYENRKPGIFFLSLGYNAVALIGQAVVLAVWP from the coding sequence GTGCAAGACGTCAACTGGCTCGCCATCCTGGTCGCCGGCATCGTTCCGCTGGTCGTCGGCTTTCTCTGGTACGGCCCCATCTTCGGCAAGCAGTGGCTCTCGCTCATGGAGACCACCGCCGAGGAGATCCAGAAGGACTTCAACCCGGTCAAGACGCACGGGGTGAGCTTCGTTCTCTCGCTCGTCACCGCCTACGTCCTGGCGCAGCTCATCGCCGTGATGGGCGGCTCCGGCGCCATGATCGGGGTCCATGTCGGGCTGCTGGTCACGATCGGGTTCGTGCTCAACGTCGGACACCAGGGCGTGGCCTACGAGAACCGCAAGCCCGGGATCTTCTTCCTGAGCCTCGGCTACAACGCCGTCGCCCTCATCGGACAGGCCGTCGTGCTCGCCGTCTGGCCCTGA